In one Vulgatibacter incomptus genomic region, the following are encoded:
- the pglX gene encoding BREX-6 system adenine-specific DNA-methyltransferase PglX: MRHVPMEADTRPKLCKTIRELRERLHADLRDEAERSYRLSLPLAKAELSAEAKRRRERLESWLEEQIRALPGKKRAGDERERFLMQAVGEAAYTWLNRLVLLRHLEAMGLSKPGVVTGGWSSKAYREFRDFAPGLCADSTEGYSFLLGLVFDELALDLPGLFGEVGLTELFPLPASILRAVVEALDAKAIESVWRDDTLLGWVYQYWNDPERERLDAKISARGKIEPHEIASKTQMFTDRYMVEWLLQNSLGAMWLATCQKHGWRPDAENVLDELDRRRAEWRRKREAGEVAPDAPMPVAEGLEERWKYYVPQPIPADAVEKAPESVRALKLLDPACGSGHFLVIAFDLLAALYEEEARHRGESWSAAEIAASIVENNLHGIDIDPRAVQIAAAALHVKAQIHARGVMARRMNLVAPTLRLSSLPEDDPSLLQLLREVKADTGIPDALTRRILRALEGADHLGSLLRVDAEIDAAIRTYEGELRRKLPVQGDLLRGFAEKSRTIDPVEARASLLDKLDAFLERHAGGDDLGLRLDGEQLAAGIRFVRMVREGRYDLVVGNPPYQGTSKMKEAKYVASKYTRGKADLYAAFLERGLQLVREGGVSALLTMRNWMFIKQFAALREHLLETYDLRLLGDVDRGAFEEVPNEVLAATMSIFRRSPPAAEASVALQPTPLSDKSYDRGRTARKRAALLAQVGRLEFDVDRLAVIRESPVVYWWDKDFLNRYAVAPKFYHGSPAKSGMATQDNTRFLRRPWEVQLGSVFISRSSAPSISDQSKYVPYIKGAEGKKWFEPLDTLVYWKSFGLELRVWIERYRVRVPGQYIKNESMYFASGIAFTPVGNEFAARSHRYRSIFGAMGSSVFPSDIASALCMMNGAIGRAVLESLNPGLHFEVGDVNRLPAFPVESADAIIECLDKSFGTHEAARETSVEFAWPYSSNWHSAQAWAQAAVDRPAGTALPDFMPDFDPPEAAAFVSFEVGIATGRFDAEHGGWSDRPSPDALRYGILFLATASSLGGQDDLGQPPCTALLRAWTEHGSQVSADADLHRWLRESFFDYHRKLYENRPIYFPLSSARRNFVAFALIHRWGPETLPALLATHLLPERTRLEGQLDDLRAARTSADKRAANEAERRFSEIQKLHAELCDFIDKVRMCADQGPPPVDNNTKRREIDAPFEMDLDDGVMINAAALWPLLEPQWKDPRKWWKELANADGKKDYDWSHLAARYFPSRVDDKCRQDPSLAVAHKCFWRYHPARAHAWELRLQDEIGPDFRIDEPDAAEHRTRFLTERPEEAAEIEAKELKRRQRKATQGDDEPQQELDFEGEGDEEETDAA, translated from the coding sequence ATGCGTCATGTTCCCATGGAGGCCGATACCCGGCCCAAGCTGTGCAAGACGATCCGCGAGCTGCGGGAGCGGCTCCACGCCGACCTGCGCGACGAAGCGGAGCGGTCCTACCGGCTCTCCCTCCCCCTGGCGAAGGCCGAGCTTTCCGCCGAGGCGAAGCGGCGGCGGGAGCGCCTCGAGTCCTGGCTGGAGGAGCAGATCCGTGCGCTCCCCGGGAAGAAGCGCGCCGGCGACGAGCGCGAGCGCTTCCTGATGCAGGCGGTGGGCGAGGCGGCCTACACCTGGCTCAACCGCCTGGTGCTGCTGCGCCACCTGGAGGCCATGGGCCTCTCGAAGCCGGGGGTCGTAACGGGAGGTTGGAGCTCCAAGGCGTACAGGGAGTTCCGGGACTTCGCGCCGGGCCTCTGTGCCGATTCCACCGAGGGCTATTCCTTTCTCCTGGGCCTGGTCTTCGACGAGCTGGCCCTGGATCTGCCCGGCCTCTTCGGCGAAGTGGGTCTGACCGAGCTCTTTCCCCTTCCGGCGTCGATCTTGCGGGCGGTCGTTGAGGCCCTCGACGCCAAGGCGATCGAGTCCGTGTGGCGGGACGACACCCTGCTCGGCTGGGTCTACCAGTACTGGAACGATCCCGAGCGAGAGCGCCTCGACGCCAAGATCAGCGCTCGCGGGAAGATCGAGCCCCACGAGATCGCCTCGAAGACCCAGATGTTCACCGACCGCTACATGGTCGAGTGGCTGCTGCAGAATTCGCTGGGGGCGATGTGGCTGGCCACGTGCCAGAAGCACGGCTGGCGACCCGACGCGGAGAACGTGCTCGACGAGCTCGATCGACGCCGCGCCGAATGGAGGCGGAAGCGGGAGGCCGGCGAGGTGGCGCCAGACGCGCCGATGCCCGTCGCCGAAGGTCTCGAAGAGCGCTGGAAGTACTACGTGCCCCAGCCGATCCCGGCGGACGCCGTGGAGAAGGCGCCCGAGAGCGTACGCGCCCTGAAGCTCCTCGACCCGGCGTGCGGCTCCGGCCACTTCCTTGTGATCGCCTTCGATCTCCTCGCGGCCCTCTACGAGGAGGAGGCGCGACACCGGGGCGAGAGCTGGAGCGCCGCCGAAATCGCCGCGTCGATCGTCGAGAACAACCTCCACGGCATCGACATCGATCCCCGGGCCGTCCAGATCGCCGCCGCCGCACTGCACGTGAAGGCGCAGATCCATGCGCGCGGCGTGATGGCGCGCCGGATGAACCTGGTCGCGCCGACCTTGCGGCTTTCGTCGCTCCCCGAGGACGATCCCTCGCTGCTGCAGCTCCTGCGGGAGGTGAAGGCCGACACGGGGATCCCGGACGCCCTCACCCGGCGGATCCTCCGCGCGCTCGAGGGCGCCGATCACCTGGGGAGCCTGCTCCGGGTCGACGCCGAGATCGACGCGGCGATCCGCACATACGAGGGGGAGCTACGCCGGAAGTTGCCGGTACAGGGCGATTTGCTTCGCGGCTTTGCCGAAAAGAGCCGGACCATCGATCCTGTGGAGGCCCGGGCGTCCCTTCTGGACAAGCTCGATGCCTTCCTCGAGCGGCATGCCGGCGGCGACGACCTCGGCCTGCGCCTGGACGGCGAACAGCTTGCCGCGGGGATCCGCTTCGTCCGCATGGTGCGGGAGGGCCGCTACGATCTGGTGGTCGGCAACCCGCCCTACCAGGGCACCTCCAAGATGAAAGAGGCGAAGTACGTCGCCTCGAAGTACACCCGTGGCAAGGCCGACCTCTATGCGGCCTTTCTCGAGCGGGGCTTGCAGCTCGTGCGGGAGGGCGGCGTGTCTGCGCTCCTCACTATGCGCAACTGGATGTTCATCAAGCAGTTCGCCGCGCTGCGGGAGCACCTGCTCGAGACCTACGACCTGCGGCTGCTCGGTGACGTCGACCGGGGGGCGTTCGAAGAGGTTCCCAACGAGGTACTCGCGGCCACCATGTCGATCTTCCGGCGCTCTCCGCCGGCGGCCGAGGCCAGCGTCGCCCTCCAGCCGACGCCGCTGAGCGACAAATCGTACGACCGCGGCCGCACCGCCCGCAAGCGGGCTGCGCTGCTGGCGCAGGTTGGAAGACTTGAGTTCGACGTCGATCGCTTGGCCGTAATCCGTGAAAGTCCGGTCGTGTACTGGTGGGACAAGGACTTTCTGAACCGATACGCCGTTGCGCCGAAGTTCTATCACGGATCGCCGGCAAAGAGTGGGATGGCAACGCAGGACAACACCCGGTTTCTTCGGCGCCCATGGGAGGTGCAGCTCGGCTCAGTCTTCATTTCTAGAAGTTCGGCACCTTCCATTAGCGATCAGTCAAAGTACGTGCCTTACATCAAAGGCGCCGAGGGTAAGAAATGGTTCGAGCCGCTGGATACTCTCGTATACTGGAAGAGTTTTGGTCTTGAACTTCGCGTATGGATTGAGCGTTATCGCGTTCGAGTTCCCGGGCAGTACATCAAGAACGAATCAATGTATTTCGCTTCAGGGATAGCTTTCACCCCCGTGGGAAACGAGTTCGCGGCCCGTTCTCATCGTTATCGTTCAATTTTCGGCGCTATGGGCTCTTCGGTCTTTCCCTCCGACATCGCATCGGCTCTCTGCATGATGAACGGAGCCATCGGACGCGCGGTACTCGAATCGCTCAATCCAGGCCTACATTTCGAAGTAGGAGACGTCAACCGCCTGCCAGCCTTCCCGGTCGAGTCCGCAGACGCGATAATCGAGTGCCTCGACAAGTCGTTTGGCACCCACGAGGCGGCAAGAGAAACGTCTGTAGAGTTTGCATGGCCATACTCGTCCAATTGGCACAGCGCACAGGCTTGGGCCCAGGCGGCAGTCGATCGCCCGGCCGGAACTGCACTGCCAGACTTCATGCCCGACTTCGATCCTCCCGAAGCAGCCGCTTTCGTCTCCTTTGAAGTCGGTATCGCCACCGGTCGTTTCGATGCCGAGCACGGTGGATGGAGTGACCGGCCATCGCCCGACGCATTGCGCTACGGCATCCTCTTCCTCGCCACCGCCTCTTCGCTCGGGGGCCAAGACGACCTGGGGCAGCCGCCCTGCACGGCCCTGCTTCGCGCCTGGACGGAGCACGGTTCCCAGGTGTCTGCGGATGCGGACCTCCACCGCTGGCTGCGTGAATCCTTCTTCGACTACCACCGAAAGCTCTACGAAAACCGCCCGATCTACTTCCCACTCTCCTCGGCCCGGCGGAACTTCGTTGCCTTCGCGCTGATCCACCGGTGGGGTCCGGAAACCCTTCCCGCCCTTCTCGCGACCCACCTGCTCCCCGAGCGCACCCGCCTGGAAGGCCAGCTCGACGACCTCCGTGCCGCCCGCACCTCGGCGGACAAGCGGGCTGCCAACGAAGCGGAGAGGCGTTTTTCCGAGATCCAGAAGCTCCACGCCGAGCTCTGCGACTTCATCGACAAGGTCCGCATGTGCGCGGATCAGGGACCGCCGCCGGTCGACAACAATACCAAGCGTCGCGAGATCGACGCGCCCTTCGAGATGGACCTCGACGACGGCGTGATGATCAATGCCGCCGCCCTCTGGCCCCTCCTCGAGCCGCAGTGGAAGGATCCAAGGAAGTGGTGGAAGGAGCTCGCAAACGCCGACGGCAAGAAGGACTACGACTGGTCCCACCTGGCCGCCCGCTACTTCCCCTCCCGCGTCGACGACAAGTGCCGCCAGGATCCCTCGCTGGCCGTGGCGCACAAGTGCTTCTGGCGCTACCACCCGGCCCGCGCCCATGCATGGGAGCTGCGGCTGCAAGACGAGATCGGCCCCGACTTCCGAATCGACGAGCCCGACGCCGCCGAGCACCGCACTCGCTTCCTCACCGAACGACCGGAGGAGGCGGCGGAGATTGAGGCCAAGGAGCTGAAGCGCAGGCAGCGCAAGGCGACCCAGGGAGACGACGAGCCCCAGCAGGAGCTCGATTTCGAGGGTGAAGGCGACGAGGAGGAAACCGATGCAGCCTGA
- the pglZ gene encoding BREX-6 system phosphatase PglZ, with protein sequence MQPDRPVDRLVSKALEAELATELRRHGLVVWLDKEGSWTAFVDELTARNQAGDFPHPVASLRGSWLELLLAVESGASAVERAPLLLHLPGQTRESIRETPGLELYEAGRTFQKKLQTLVQEVAAGRVSPDDLADYVKQPGITLADADAWLAGRLSSGREGLLGFLEGMEPEWLLDGLVAPSSPLRDRIQSEADREVLAARLLQLSGMDDAWRAFLGDEPTLEGLRDAFAKWLLCVEYAHDLLGQPKTAELLRLRSLPKPVVELCGRLTAHLRGRHADLYVRLADALEDRLAGESGNVQAGDLGRIDTFRFEEAKVLEAAVEDALHAARAGEPPAWDAPEGFVAARRDADSIWLSRDEPRRWAWRLLDAAVSFGRALASAPRGSAGGLLGSAGSPEEAVERYQRHGAAIDRAHRDFEERSVALWHHHLPHLALFSELRLALRAAHRAWADELAKDFTRLCKERGFLPDAGLQQRHLFDQVVRPLVDGQEKVALFLVDALRYEMAMELAEGMAAQGTVVDLKARLAELPTVTEVGMNVLAPVAGEKGRLAAVLGDRGFGGFRTGEFTVRAPEDRTRAMRARIGGQTCPLLPLDKVAEGGDSASLRQQIGHASLVVIHSREIDEAGEAGFGLATFSQTLRQLRAAFHHLQTAGVRRFVFTSDHGFLLKDAAAPARKFGDKRAPSRRYVIDPLARVEPGLVSVSLSELGYDGAKGHLLLPEDTTVFDTGATDTFVHGGNSLQERVIPVLTVTRRSAPGASSARFSLEAQPLSDVLGVRRLKLRVLSDELFPTGENRVRIAFRAVERPQVQARIRQVESPAVEERGALRLPTGKEWLEVLFDLEGPIDERVRLELYDPDGKEQVKSLQVEGWFEATGKAVAAAPAPADAGWREQIDDEGARRVLAHLEIHGSLTEAEALGMLGSARAARRFDLRLDEWARLLPFKVRTEGTSGGKRYVREG encoded by the coding sequence ATGCAGCCTGACCGCCCGGTGGATCGCCTCGTATCCAAGGCCCTGGAAGCGGAGCTCGCCACGGAGCTGCGCCGGCACGGGCTGGTGGTCTGGCTCGACAAGGAAGGGAGCTGGACGGCCTTCGTCGACGAGCTCACCGCTCGCAACCAAGCGGGGGACTTCCCCCACCCCGTCGCCTCCCTCCGCGGGAGCTGGCTGGAGCTGCTCCTCGCGGTAGAGAGCGGGGCGAGCGCCGTGGAGCGTGCGCCGCTGCTCCTCCACCTCCCCGGGCAGACGAGGGAGTCGATCCGGGAGACCCCCGGCCTCGAGCTCTACGAAGCGGGCCGTACCTTCCAGAAGAAGCTGCAGACGCTGGTGCAGGAAGTGGCCGCCGGCCGGGTTTCGCCCGACGATCTCGCCGACTATGTGAAGCAGCCGGGGATCACGCTGGCCGACGCCGACGCTTGGCTCGCCGGGCGGCTCTCCTCGGGCCGCGAAGGCCTCCTCGGCTTCCTTGAGGGCATGGAGCCCGAGTGGCTGCTCGACGGCCTCGTTGCCCCGTCCTCGCCACTCCGCGATCGGATTCAGAGCGAAGCAGACCGCGAAGTGCTCGCCGCGCGCCTCCTCCAGCTCTCCGGGATGGACGACGCCTGGCGCGCCTTCCTTGGGGACGAGCCGACCCTCGAAGGCCTTCGCGACGCCTTCGCCAAGTGGCTCCTCTGCGTGGAGTACGCCCACGATCTGCTGGGGCAGCCCAAGACCGCCGAGCTCCTCCGGCTCCGCTCCCTGCCGAAGCCGGTGGTCGAGCTCTGCGGCCGCCTGACCGCGCACCTCCGCGGACGGCACGCCGATCTCTACGTGCGACTGGCCGACGCCCTCGAGGATCGCCTCGCCGGGGAGAGTGGAAATGTCCAGGCCGGCGACCTCGGCCGGATCGACACCTTCCGCTTCGAGGAGGCCAAGGTCCTCGAAGCGGCGGTGGAAGACGCGCTGCACGCGGCCCGCGCCGGAGAGCCCCCGGCCTGGGACGCACCCGAAGGCTTCGTTGCCGCCCGCCGCGACGCCGACTCCATTTGGCTCTCCCGGGACGAGCCCCGCCGCTGGGCCTGGCGGCTCCTCGATGCGGCGGTGTCATTCGGTCGCGCCCTTGCCTCCGCGCCTCGCGGGTCCGCCGGTGGCCTCCTCGGCTCGGCGGGATCGCCGGAAGAGGCGGTGGAGCGGTACCAGCGCCACGGCGCCGCCATCGACCGCGCCCACCGCGACTTCGAAGAGCGGAGCGTCGCGCTCTGGCACCACCACCTGCCCCACCTCGCCCTCTTCTCCGAGCTGCGCCTGGCCTTGCGGGCGGCGCATCGCGCCTGGGCGGACGAGCTCGCCAAGGACTTCACCCGCCTCTGCAAGGAGCGCGGCTTCCTCCCCGACGCGGGCCTCCAGCAGCGGCACCTCTTCGACCAGGTGGTGCGACCGCTGGTGGATGGGCAGGAAAAGGTCGCCCTCTTTCTCGTGGATGCCCTCCGCTACGAGATGGCGATGGAGCTCGCCGAGGGGATGGCCGCCCAAGGGACGGTGGTCGATCTCAAGGCCCGCCTCGCCGAGCTCCCCACCGTCACCGAGGTTGGGATGAACGTCCTCGCGCCCGTTGCAGGCGAGAAGGGCCGGCTCGCGGCCGTGCTGGGCGATCGGGGCTTTGGGGGCTTCCGTACCGGCGAGTTCACCGTGCGTGCCCCCGAGGATCGCACCCGTGCCATGCGCGCCCGGATCGGTGGCCAGACCTGTCCGCTGCTGCCCCTCGACAAGGTCGCAGAAGGCGGCGACAGCGCTTCGCTGCGCCAGCAGATTGGCCACGCCAGCCTGGTGGTGATCCACAGCCGGGAGATCGACGAGGCCGGCGAGGCCGGTTTCGGCCTCGCCACCTTCTCGCAGACGCTTCGGCAGCTCCGCGCGGCCTTTCACCACCTGCAGACCGCCGGCGTCAGGCGCTTCGTCTTTACGTCCGACCACGGTTTCCTGCTCAAGGACGCCGCCGCCCCCGCCCGCAAGTTCGGCGACAAACGGGCCCCTAGCCGCCGCTACGTGATCGATCCGCTTGCGCGCGTCGAGCCTGGGCTCGTCTCGGTTTCCCTCTCGGAGCTCGGCTACGACGGGGCGAAGGGACACCTGCTCCTCCCCGAAGACACCACGGTCTTCGACACCGGCGCGACGGACACCTTCGTCCACGGCGGAAACAGCCTCCAGGAGCGAGTGATCCCGGTCCTCACGGTTACCCGCCGATCCGCCCCTGGCGCGTCCAGCGCTCGCTTCTCTCTCGAGGCCCAGCCGCTCTCCGATGTGCTGGGCGTGCGGCGCCTCAAGCTTCGGGTCCTCTCCGACGAGCTGTTCCCCACGGGCGAAAACCGCGTTCGGATCGCATTCCGCGCGGTTGAGCGGCCCCAGGTGCAGGCCCGGATCCGCCAGGTGGAGTCCCCCGCCGTCGAGGAGCGAGGCGCCCTCCGCCTGCCCACCGGCAAGGAATGGCTCGAGGTCCTCTTCGACCTCGAGGGCCCGATCGACGAGCGGGTGCGGCTCGAGCTCTACGATCCCGACGGCAAAGAGCAGGTGAAGTCCCTGCAGGTCGAGGGGTGGTTCGAGGCCACCGGCAAGGCCGTCGCGGCGGCGCCCGCGCCGGCGGACGCAGGCTGGCGAGAGCAGATCGACGACGAGGGAGCGCGACGTGTTCTCGCCCACCTCGAGATCCATGGATCGCTAACCGAGGCCGAGGCCTTGGGTATGCTGGGGAGCGCGCGAGCCGCCCGGCGCTTCGATCTGCGCCTCGACGAGTGGGCGCGTCTCCTTCCGTTCAAAGTGAGAACCGAAGGTACTTCGGGTGGAAAGCGCTACGTGCGCGAGGGTTAA
- the brxD gene encoding BREX system ATP-binding protein BrxD, translating to MAISQQDREHIFERLRGGLVPERGLEAFAVGIDRQRAEIERILGLVGQGEGLFKFFRGGYGCGKTFMARLALLEAQAQGFATSFVVVSDNDLHFHKFDELYRKVVGELSTRTCPRGALGDIVDRWIGRVEESLIAAGADEGSPAFDEQVKKRMGEEVESLTRGAAPEDFVRVLRTVFELKQEGNIADAGALLSWLAGSANVAASAKKRAGIKGDIESTDAMRYLRGILEIVKAAGYRGLVIVIDEAETILRMRSDSRGKSLNGIRQICDDAPEYKGLLWIFTGTPDFFDTRRGVAGLPPLHDRIQFQQHGGFVNPKQPQLELRPFTAERLRDVALKLRELYAARDAGSFEAKVSPVFIDKLVAEVTKGLGGDVGKVPRQFLRQLVDLLDLTNDNPEFDPLVHGGFEPKGLNETEQRVAEGLPPFPASDYAESFAAKTVEW from the coding sequence ATGGCCATCAGCCAGCAGGATCGAGAACACATCTTCGAGCGCCTCCGCGGCGGGCTCGTCCCCGAGCGCGGCCTCGAGGCCTTCGCCGTCGGCATCGACCGGCAGCGGGCCGAGATCGAGCGGATCCTGGGCCTCGTGGGCCAGGGCGAGGGCCTGTTCAAGTTCTTCCGCGGTGGCTACGGCTGCGGCAAGACCTTCATGGCGCGCCTCGCCCTCCTCGAAGCGCAGGCCCAGGGCTTCGCCACGTCCTTCGTCGTCGTCTCCGACAACGACCTCCACTTCCACAAGTTCGACGAGCTCTACCGCAAGGTGGTGGGCGAGCTCTCCACCCGCACCTGCCCCCGCGGCGCCCTTGGCGACATCGTCGATCGCTGGATCGGCCGTGTGGAGGAGTCGTTAATCGCCGCCGGCGCCGATGAGGGCTCCCCCGCCTTCGACGAGCAGGTGAAGAAGCGGATGGGCGAGGAGGTCGAGTCCCTCACCCGCGGCGCTGCCCCCGAGGATTTCGTCCGCGTTCTCCGCACCGTCTTCGAGCTCAAGCAGGAGGGCAACATCGCCGACGCGGGCGCCCTCCTTTCCTGGCTTGCCGGCAGCGCCAACGTCGCCGCCTCCGCCAAGAAGCGCGCCGGCATCAAGGGAGACATCGAGAGCACCGACGCGATGAGATACCTGCGCGGCATCCTCGAGATCGTCAAGGCTGCGGGCTACCGCGGCCTCGTCATAGTCATCGACGAGGCCGAGACCATCCTCCGCATGCGCAGCGACTCCCGCGGCAAGTCCCTCAACGGCATCCGCCAGATCTGCGACGACGCCCCCGAGTACAAGGGCCTCCTCTGGATCTTCACCGGCACCCCGGACTTCTTCGATACGCGCCGGGGCGTCGCCGGCCTCCCGCCGCTCCACGACCGCATCCAGTTCCAGCAGCACGGCGGCTTCGTCAACCCCAAGCAGCCCCAGCTCGAGCTCCGCCCCTTCACCGCCGAGCGCCTTCGCGACGTCGCCCTCAAGCTCCGCGAGCTCTACGCCGCCCGTGATGCCGGTAGCTTCGAAGCGAAGGTGAGCCCCGTCTTCATCGACAAACTCGTCGCCGAGGTCACCAAGGGCCTGGGCGGCGATGTCGGCAAGGTCCCGCGCCAGTTCCTGCGCCAGCTCGTCGACCTCCTCGATCTCACCAACGACAACCCCGAGTTCGACCCGTTGGTACACGGCGGCTTTGAGCCCAAGGGACTCAATGAAACTGAGCAGCGCGTAGCAGAGGGCTTGCCACCGTTCCCGGCGTCTGACTACGCCGAGTCATTCGCTGCCAAAACAGTTGAGTGGTAG